A single Cystobacter fuscus DSM 2262 DNA region contains:
- the sitA5 gene encoding SitA5 family polymorphic toxin, whose protein sequence is MVALTAAEYQRAVQVLGHRFQVKGTAQEIAQGLLQTMPEEELLAEVYRDKVLTLVPLNDKGSLVPEAEAALKEKYLRWCERRGGGDCLGLFTDGPYLRTDDRRTLALALAFGSVLDETQAALGRELSPKAIVSSLVWAAGLYLALWLLPEPSTKAAAAAVSVVLLAWLGLDAMWGLMDGWARMAHRAHEATTFEELREAGEAFGRAIGTDAARALILAVATLSGRTLGEVAAHVRSLPKFNQVQAQWAAQGMEGSVAVAMEQVAAVEVMVEESRALVVLTSPQAPMAINSVASRSLTMMSGQFIDCTIQAKGELKNKRWSRMNFRGCRFKGRFSGNDFGFREDDLDKWRLGGIADCDFTEARLDACRFYNCDMSTIRLPRWPCFTILDPVRRAEELACVEWPGTYGRVVIEGLKRQDTSIVALTDHAPSKAAQFDTTQEELRTVLERVPWVVM, encoded by the coding sequence GTGGTGGCCCTCACGGCGGCCGAGTACCAGCGCGCGGTGCAGGTGCTCGGCCACCGCTTCCAGGTGAAGGGCACGGCCCAGGAAATAGCCCAGGGGCTCCTCCAGACCATGCCGGAGGAGGAACTGCTCGCCGAGGTGTACCGCGACAAGGTGCTCACGCTGGTGCCCCTCAACGACAAGGGCTCGCTCGTGCCCGAGGCCGAGGCGGCGCTGAAGGAGAAGTACCTGCGGTGGTGCGAGCGGCGCGGCGGAGGGGACTGCCTGGGCCTCTTCACGGATGGGCCCTACCTGCGCACGGACGATAGGCGCACCCTGGCGCTCGCCCTGGCCTTTGGCTCGGTGCTCGACGAAACGCAAGCCGCCCTGGGGCGGGAGCTGAGCCCGAAGGCGATTGTCTCGTCACTGGTGTGGGCCGCCGGCCTGTACCTGGCGCTCTGGCTACTTCCCGAGCCGAGCACGAAAGCGGCGGCTGCCGCGGTGTCCGTCGTGCTTCTGGCCTGGTTGGGTCTGGATGCCATGTGGGGCCTCATGGACGGGTGGGCCCGCATGGCTCACCGGGCCCACGAGGCCACCACGTTCGAGGAGCTGCGCGAGGCGGGCGAAGCCTTCGGCCGGGCGATTGGGACGGACGCGGCCCGGGCCCTCATCCTCGCGGTGGCCACCCTCAGCGGGCGGACGCTCGGCGAGGTGGCCGCGCATGTGCGCTCGCTACCGAAATTCAACCAGGTCCAAGCGCAGTGGGCGGCCCAGGGCATGGAGGGCTCCGTGGCGGTGGCCATGGAGCAGGTGGCCGCGGTGGAGGTGATGGTGGAGGAGAGCCGCGCTCTCGTCGTCCTCACGTCCCCGCAGGCGCCCATGGCCATCAATAGCGTGGCCTCGCGCTCGCTCACCATGATGTCGGGGCAATTCATCGATTGCACCATCCAGGCGAAAGGTGAGTTGAAGAACAAGCGCTGGAGTCGGATGAATTTCAGGGGGTGCCGCTTCAAAGGCCGGTTTTCCGGTAACGACTTCGGTTTTCGCGAGGACGATCTCGATAAGTGGCGGCTCGGCGGGATTGCTGACTGCGACTTCACGGAGGCGCGGCTCGACGCCTGCCGATTCTACAACTGCGACATGAGCACGATTCGACTGCCACGCTGGCCGTGCTTCACCATCCTGGATCCGGTCCGCCGTGCAGAGGAACTGGCCTGCGTGGAGTGGCCTGGCACGTACGGGCGGGTGGTGATCGAGGGCCTGAAAAGACAAGACACAAGCATTGTGGCTCTAACAGACCATGCTCCCTCGAAAGCGGCGCAGTTCGACACGACGCAGGAGGAACTGCGCACGGTCCTTGAGAGGGTGCCGTGGGTCGTCATGTAG
- a CDS encoding YHS domain-containing protein, producing the protein MKSTQKQQLDPVCGKHLEAPEGRPSTEYKKRRYFFCSERCRTAFEKRAERFRMNDLARAGALLTPGRVRWGIA; encoded by the coding sequence ATGAAGAGCACGCAGAAGCAGCAGTTGGACCCGGTGTGCGGCAAGCACCTGGAAGCGCCCGAGGGCCGCCCGTCCACGGAGTACAAGAAGCGGCGGTATTTCTTCTGCTCGGAGCGGTGCCGCACGGCCTTCGAGAAGCGGGCGGAGCGCTTTCGGATGAACGACCTGGCGCGCGCGGGAGCGCTGCTGACGCCCGGCCGGGTGCGTTGGGGAATCGCCTAG